One genomic segment of Candidatus Melainabacteria bacterium includes these proteins:
- a CDS encoding histidinol-phosphate transaminase encodes MNKNIKKNLRRTILYLHQYTAGKSIEEIRDKYKLDPKNILKLGSNENVLGSSKKAIKAATLALEKVNLYPEVASSKLAAKIKSLFGLKNVEVVVGNGMDHVFEMLARLFLNNGDETIISNPTFSCYELNTLWAGAKSRIIPLLKNNFQLNVNKILKLINKKTKIIFICSPNNPTGNLMNKEDIKTILKTGKIVFLDEAYIEFGGKSLVKWIEKYPNLIIGRTFSKIYGLAGFRVGYAFIHKSLVRYYLNSITPFVVSRPAQAAALAALDDKNFVKKTIKMVKNGKRFYYKEFKKLGIEYIPSDANFITIKTKKKSKELADKLLKKGIIARECSSFGQGSEYLLRITIGTREQNKRVVEEIKPCNLETL; translated from the coding sequence ATGAATAAAAATATTAAAAAGAATCTCAGACGAACAATTCTTTACTTGCATCAGTATACAGCAGGGAAGTCAATTGAAGAAATAAGAGATAAATATAAACTTGATCCTAAAAATATCCTCAAGCTTGGAAGTAATGAAAATGTTCTAGGTTCATCAAAAAAAGCAATAAAAGCAGCAACTCTAGCATTAGAAAAAGTAAACCTGTATCCAGAAGTTGCATCAAGCAAGTTAGCAGCTAAGATAAAAAGTTTGTTTGGATTAAAAAACGTAGAAGTAGTAGTAGGAAATGGCATGGATCATGTTTTTGAAATGCTTGCAAGATTGTTTTTAAATAATGGAGATGAAACTATTATTTCAAATCCTACATTTTCATGTTACGAACTAAATACCTTATGGGCTGGTGCAAAATCTAGAATAATTCCACTGTTAAAAAATAATTTCCAGTTAAATGTAAATAAAATACTAAAACTAATTAACAAAAAAACAAAAATAATTTTTATTTGCTCACCAAATAATCCAACTGGAAATTTAATGAACAAAGAAGATATTAAAACAATTTTAAAGACTGGTAAAATTGTTTTCCTGGATGAAGCATATATTGAATTCGGTGGTAAATCCCTTGTTAAATGGATTGAAAAATATCCTAATTTAATTATAGGAAGAACATTTTCAAAAATATACGGGCTTGCTGGTTTTAGAGTTGGTTATGCATTTATACATAAAAGTTTAGTTCGTTATTATTTAAATTCTATTACTCCATTTGTAGTCTCAAGACCAGCTCAAGCTGCTGCTTTAGCTGCCTTGGATGATAAAAACTTTGTTAAAAAAACCATTAAGATGGTAAAAAATGGAAAAAGATTTTACTACAAAGAATTTAAAAAATTAGGAATAGAATATATTCCTTCAGATGCTAATTTTATTACAATTAAGACAAAGAAAAAATCAAAAGAATTAGCAGACAAGTTACTAAAAAAAGGAATTATAGCTAGAGAATGTTCTAGTTTCGGACAAGGCAGTGAATATCTTTTAAGAATTACAATTGGGACAAGAGAGCAAAACAAGAGAGTTGTAGAAGAAATAAAACCTTGCAACCTTGAAACCTTGTAA
- the pstB gene encoding phosphate ABC transporter ATP-binding protein, translated as MLKSRSMLTETAKQIVIRLENVNCYYNNFLAVQDVSLDIEANKITALIGPSGCGKSTVLRSLNRMNDAVPGAKIEGSIFIHNENIYSNGVDLIELRRRIGMVFQRPTPFPMSIYDNVAYGPRMHGINQKKVLDEIIENSLKQAALWEEIYDKLEQHAYELSGGQQQRLCIARALAVEPEILLLDEPCSALDPIATLKIEDLLNELKKQLTIIIVTHNMQQASRISDNTAFFWTTEERTGFLVEYNATAQIFSSPVDKRTEDYITGRFG; from the coding sequence ATGTTAAAATCACGGAGTATGCTTACAGAAACAGCAAAGCAAATAGTTATAAGACTTGAAAATGTTAACTGTTACTACAATAATTTCCTGGCAGTACAGGACGTGTCTTTAGATATAGAAGCAAATAAAATTACTGCCTTAATAGGCCCTTCAGGGTGTGGTAAATCAACTGTACTTAGAAGTTTAAACAGGATGAATGATGCAGTTCCAGGTGCAAAAATAGAAGGTTCAATATTTATTCACAATGAAAATATTTATAGTAATGGTGTAGATCTAATAGAACTTAGAAGAAGAATTGGAATGGTCTTTCAAAGACCAACTCCTTTCCCTATGAGCATTTATGACAATGTTGCTTATGGACCAAGAATGCACGGGATTAATCAAAAAAAAGTCTTAGACGAAATTATTGAAAATAGTCTGAAACAAGCAGCACTTTGGGAAGAGATTTATGACAAACTTGAACAACATGCATATGAACTTTCTGGTGGTCAGCAACAAAGACTGTGCATAGCAAGAGCACTTGCAGTTGAACCAGAAATTTTACTTTTAGATGAACCTTGTTCCGCATTAGATCCTATTGCTACTTTAAAAATTGAAGATTTACTAAATGAATTAAAAAAACAATTAACAATAATAATTGTTACTCACAACATGCAACAAGCAAGCAGAATATCTGACAACACTGCATTTTTCTGGACAACAGAAGAAAGAACTGGTTTTTTAGTAGAATACAATGCTACAGCACAAATATTTAGCAGCCCAGTGGATAAAAGAACAGAAGACTATATTACTGGAAGATTTGGATAA
- the rfaE2 gene encoding D-glycero-beta-D-manno-heptose 1-phosphate adenylyltransferase yields MAEIVSLDQLQHKIDFLKSKNKNLVIVATNGCFDILHVGHIRSLQKAKTLGDILVVGINSDNSVKKLKGNNRPIINENERAEVLAALSCIDYITLFFEETAENFLEKVRPDIYVKGSEYTLDKLPEVKVVKKLGGKIVQIPMIPGISTTSIIQSLKKI; encoded by the coding sequence ATGGCAGAAATTGTTTCACTAGATCAACTCCAACATAAGATTGATTTCTTAAAGTCTAAAAATAAAAACTTAGTAATAGTAGCAACAAATGGATGTTTTGATATCTTACATGTTGGTCATATAAGATCTCTTCAAAAAGCAAAAACTTTAGGTGACATTTTAGTTGTTGGAATTAATAGTGATAATTCTGTAAAAAAATTAAAAGGCAATAATAGACCAATAATTAATGAAAATGAAAGAGCTGAAGTTCTTGCAGCATTAAGTTGCATTGATTATATAACACTGTTTTTTGAAGAAACTGCAGAAAATTTCCTTGAAAAAGTTAGGCCAGATATCTATGTTAAAGGCAGTGAATATACTTTAGACAAGTTACCTGAAGTAAAAGTAGTAAAAAAGTTAGGTGGCAAAATAGTCCAAATACCAATGATTCCTGGTATCTCTACTACAAGTATTATTCAAAGTCTTAAAAAAATTTAA